In one Kitasatospora cineracea genomic region, the following are encoded:
- a CDS encoding SIS domain-containing protein, translating into MSDPQTVSVPGRIMSAEMAEQPAVLQRILDEGAPAIREIAAQIAARNPRFVLLTARGTSDNAALYAKYLIEVLLGKPAGLTSMSTTTAYGAKPDLADCLVITVSQSGGSPDLVASTKAAREAGAITLAVTNNAASPLAEVSEFHIDVLAGPEKALPATKTYTAELLALYLFVEGLRGGDGSAAKVLPELAAGILARQGEVKDLAERYRFAQRLVITSRGYGYPTAREAALKLMETTYIPASPFSGADLLHGPLAMVDNVSPVIAIVPDGKGGEALQPVLDRLRGRGADLVVIGQQAQVEAASAGFALPAGVPEEVQPILEILPLQLLAYEVTIARGQDPDAPRALAKVTETH; encoded by the coding sequence ATGTCCGACCCGCAGACTGTTTCCGTACCCGGCAGGATCATGTCGGCGGAGATGGCCGAGCAGCCGGCCGTCCTGCAGCGCATCCTCGACGAGGGTGCGCCCGCGATCCGTGAGATCGCCGCGCAGATCGCCGCCCGCAACCCGCGCTTCGTCCTGCTCACCGCCCGCGGCACCTCCGACAACGCCGCGCTGTACGCCAAGTACCTGATCGAGGTGCTGCTCGGCAAGCCGGCCGGCCTCACCTCGATGTCCACCACCACCGCGTACGGCGCCAAGCCGGACCTCGCCGACTGCCTGGTCATCACCGTCAGCCAGTCCGGCGGCTCGCCCGACCTGGTGGCCTCCACCAAGGCGGCCCGCGAGGCCGGCGCGATCACCCTGGCGGTCACCAACAACGCCGCCTCGCCGCTCGCCGAGGTCTCCGAGTTCCACATCGACGTGCTGGCCGGGCCGGAGAAGGCGCTGCCCGCCACCAAGACCTACACCGCCGAGCTGCTGGCGCTGTACCTGTTCGTCGAGGGCCTGCGGGGCGGCGACGGCTCCGCCGCGAAGGTGCTGCCCGAGCTGGCGGCGGGCATCCTGGCCCGGCAGGGCGAGGTCAAGGACCTGGCCGAGCGCTACCGCTTCGCCCAGCGCCTGGTCATCACCTCGCGCGGCTACGGCTACCCGACCGCCCGCGAGGCGGCGCTGAAGCTGATGGAGACCACCTACATCCCGGCCTCCCCGTTCTCCGGCGCCGACCTGCTGCACGGCCCGCTGGCCATGGTCGACAACGTCTCGCCGGTCATCGCGATCGTCCCGGACGGCAAGGGCGGCGAGGCCCTGCAGCCCGTCCTGGACCGCCTGCGCGGCCGCGGCGCCGACCTGGTCGTGATCGGCCAGCAGGCGCAGGTGGAGGCCGCCAGCGCGGGCTTCGCGCTGCCGGCCGGCGTGCCCGAGGAGGTCCAGCCGATCCTGGAGATCCTGCCGCTGCAGCTGCTGGCCTACGAGGTCACCATCGCCCGCGGCCAGGACCCGGACGCCCCGCGCGCCCTCGCCAAGGTCACCGAGACGCACTGA
- a CDS encoding extracellular solute-binding protein, producing MKRQVLATLSTAALLATAAGCSSGSPSSSASNADTKNMTGTVTVWLMNDAQKSWPELVQQVNDEFAQKYPKVQIKLSYHDWQTKVSELDAAIAAGQAPDVVELGNTETLKYIVNGSLLAVDRAGFDNADNWIKGLSDTCTYKDTLYCVPYYAGARVGVYNSKMFLDATGSADLPQNEDDLTAALDKVQSKFKGTTGYSSLYLPGPYWYAAMSYVMAYGGSIAKFDQTGNWHGTLHDAKSQQGLQHFVDLVKKYNKSGDYKVNEAEQANVLGHEKAGLIYANGWELSTAIAPITGTPALKDSLRLAAMPGPGGKPLPSFIGGSDLAVTAKSQSAKIATDWVRMFTSTKSEQVLADKDTLPNNLVQLAPLKNKPATAAAANAVQDAWFTPLAPGWGAVEKQNILVNMLNAVFAGKSVDEATKEADAQIDQLINNPG from the coding sequence GTGAAGCGTCAGGTACTGGCCACGCTCAGCACCGCCGCCCTGCTGGCCACCGCCGCGGGCTGCTCGTCCGGCAGCCCGTCGTCTTCGGCGTCGAACGCCGACACGAAAAACATGACCGGCACCGTGACCGTGTGGCTGATGAACGACGCCCAGAAGAGCTGGCCCGAGCTGGTCCAGCAGGTCAACGACGAGTTCGCCCAGAAGTACCCGAAGGTCCAGATCAAGCTCAGCTACCACGACTGGCAGACCAAGGTCTCCGAACTGGACGCCGCGATCGCCGCCGGCCAGGCCCCGGACGTGGTCGAGCTGGGCAACACCGAGACGCTGAAGTACATCGTCAACGGCTCGCTGCTGGCCGTGGACCGCGCCGGCTTCGACAACGCGGACAACTGGATCAAGGGCCTCTCCGACACCTGCACCTACAAGGACACGCTCTACTGCGTGCCCTACTACGCGGGCGCCCGGGTCGGCGTCTACAACTCGAAGATGTTCCTGGACGCCACCGGCTCCGCCGACCTGCCGCAGAACGAGGACGACCTGACCGCCGCCCTCGACAAGGTGCAGAGCAAGTTCAAGGGCACGACCGGCTACTCCTCGCTGTACCTGCCCGGCCCCTACTGGTACGCCGCGATGTCCTACGTCATGGCGTACGGCGGCTCGATCGCCAAGTTCGACCAGACCGGCAACTGGCACGGCACCCTGCACGACGCCAAGTCCCAGCAGGGCCTGCAGCACTTCGTCGACCTGGTGAAGAAGTACAACAAGAGCGGCGACTACAAGGTCAACGAGGCCGAGCAGGCCAACGTGCTCGGCCACGAGAAGGCCGGCCTGATCTACGCCAACGGCTGGGAGCTGAGCACCGCGATCGCGCCGATCACCGGCACCCCGGCGCTCAAGGACTCGCTGCGGCTCGCCGCGATGCCCGGCCCGGGCGGGAAGCCGCTGCCGTCCTTCATCGGCGGCTCCGACCTAGCGGTCACCGCCAAGTCGCAGAGCGCGAAGATCGCCACCGACTGGGTGCGGATGTTCACCAGCACCAAGTCCGAGCAGGTGCTGGCCGACAAGGACACCCTGCCGAACAACCTGGTCCAGCTGGCCCCGCTGAAGAACAAGCCGGCCACCGCCGCGGCCGCCAACGCCGTCCAGGACGCCTGGTTCACCCCGCTCGCCCCCGGCTGGGGCGCGGTCGAGAAGCAGAACATCCTGGTCAACATGCTGAACGCGGTCTTCGCGGGCAAGAGCGTCGACGAGGCCACCAAGGAGGCCGACGCGCAGATCGACCAGCTGATCAACAACCCGGGCTGA
- a CDS encoding extracellular solute-binding protein produces MAAIATVLVASACSSSSSGSKSSGDVLSTDGKGKKITVWLMDDAQKGWNEVVEAAKAEFKQKTGADVDIQWQTWTNYTTKLDTALLSGNAPDAIEVGNTQAAKYIDADSFVDLTSVKSKFDNSDKWLDSLAASGQSPDGSKTYAVPYYAGARVVIYRKDLFEAAGVTQAPTTLAELKDALTKVKAANASTPGFSAMYLPGQNWYTAVSFGAGTYGVKNVIAKKDGDKWASTLADPKFVEGISTWNDLQKNFSTGGTTSDEATQDALMAKGNIASIVGNGWEVSSVADPKTGDPSLKDKLGTFALPGAAAGSTTPAFLGGSDLAVPTNAKNAGLGATFLQIFTNTAQQTLLAKHAIPNAKNLVDAYKAADPANKATGDAAQGETWFIPNTPLWSGTNETALKTAFGAIAAGGDPATELKKANDDLLKTLNG; encoded by the coding sequence GTGGCCGCTATCGCCACCGTGCTCGTCGCCTCGGCCTGCTCGTCGTCTTCGTCCGGCAGCAAGTCGAGCGGTGATGTCCTGAGCACGGACGGCAAGGGCAAGAAGATCACCGTCTGGCTGATGGACGACGCCCAGAAGGGCTGGAACGAGGTCGTCGAGGCGGCGAAGGCCGAGTTCAAGCAGAAGACCGGCGCCGACGTCGACATCCAGTGGCAGACCTGGACCAACTACACCACCAAGCTCGACACCGCCCTGCTCTCGGGCAACGCCCCCGACGCGATCGAGGTCGGCAACACCCAGGCCGCCAAGTACATCGACGCCGACTCGTTCGTCGACCTCACCTCGGTCAAGAGCAAGTTCGACAACTCGGACAAGTGGCTGGACTCGCTGGCCGCCTCCGGCCAGTCCCCCGACGGCTCCAAGACCTACGCCGTCCCGTACTACGCCGGCGCCCGCGTCGTGATCTACCGCAAGGACCTCTTCGAGGCCGCCGGTGTCACCCAGGCCCCGACCACCCTGGCCGAGCTGAAGGACGCCCTGACCAAGGTCAAGGCCGCCAACGCCAGCACCCCGGGCTTCTCCGCGATGTACCTGCCGGGTCAGAACTGGTACACCGCCGTCTCCTTCGGCGCGGGCACCTACGGCGTGAAGAACGTCATCGCCAAGAAGGACGGCGACAAGTGGGCCAGCACCCTGGCCGACCCGAAGTTCGTCGAGGGCATCTCGACCTGGAACGACCTGCAGAAGAACTTCTCCACCGGTGGCACCACCTCCGACGAGGCCACCCAGGACGCCCTGATGGCCAAGGGCAACATCGCCTCCATCGTCGGCAACGGCTGGGAGGTCTCCTCCGTGGCCGACCCGAAGACCGGCGACCCGTCCCTGAAGGACAAGCTCGGCACCTTCGCCCTCCCGGGCGCCGCGGCCGGCAGCACCACCCCGGCCTTCCTGGGCGGCTCCGACCTGGCCGTCCCGACCAACGCCAAGAACGCCGGCCTGGGCGCGACCTTCCTGCAGATCTTCACCAACACCGCGCAGCAGACCCTGCTCGCCAAGCACGCCATCCCGAACGCCAAGAACCTGGTCGACGCCTACAAGGCCGCCGACCCGGCGAACAAGGCGACCGGTGACGCGGCCCAGGGCGAGACCTGGTTCATCCCGAACACCCCGCTGTGGTCCGGCACCAACGAGACCGCGCTGAAGACCGCCTTCGGTGCGATCGCCGCCGGTGGCGACCCGGCCACCGAGCTGAAGAAGGCGAACGACGACCTCCTGAAGACCCTGAACGGCTGA
- a CDS encoding carbohydrate ABC transporter permease, translating into MSVTTNETVTRSENQGPAPTGKPQRRGFFAAGHYIPYTLLLPAVVVLAGVLAYPLYRLIDLAFQNVNKYALLVHPERAKYVGFDGFSRVFGDSEFWEVVLRSIYFTAELVILSMVLSMALALLLNRVSNWVRVTVITVMMFVWSIPALVNGQVFRWLFSPQGGVVDYIAYLVTGDESWKNYDWFADAHVGLYVVGAAVVIWGALPFLVLGLYAALTQVPKELMEAAKLDGANSFQAFRNVTLPVIRPFLMISTALSFIWDFQVFAQIFALRNTSPEPGYRTIGTYLYMQGIVASRYSEASVISIAMIVMMLAVLVYYIRQMLKIGANER; encoded by the coding sequence ATGAGTGTGACCACCAACGAGACCGTGACCCGGTCCGAGAACCAGGGGCCTGCCCCGACGGGGAAGCCGCAGCGGCGCGGGTTCTTCGCGGCCGGCCATTACATCCCCTACACCCTGCTGCTGCCCGCGGTCGTCGTACTGGCGGGCGTTCTGGCGTACCCGCTGTACCGGCTGATCGACCTGGCGTTCCAGAACGTCAACAAGTACGCGCTGCTGGTCCACCCGGAGCGGGCGAAGTACGTCGGCTTCGACGGCTTCTCCCGGGTCTTCGGCGACAGCGAGTTCTGGGAGGTCGTGCTCCGCTCGATCTACTTCACCGCGGAGCTGGTCATCCTCTCCATGGTGCTGTCCATGGCGCTGGCACTGCTGCTCAACCGGGTCTCCAACTGGGTCCGGGTCACCGTGATCACGGTGATGATGTTCGTCTGGTCGATCCCGGCCCTGGTCAACGGCCAGGTGTTCCGCTGGCTGTTCTCCCCGCAGGGCGGCGTCGTCGACTACATCGCGTACCTGGTCACCGGCGACGAGAGCTGGAAGAACTACGACTGGTTCGCGGACGCGCACGTCGGCCTCTACGTGGTCGGCGCCGCGGTCGTCATCTGGGGCGCGCTGCCCTTCCTCGTCCTGGGCCTGTACGCCGCGCTGACCCAGGTGCCCAAGGAGCTGATGGAGGCCGCCAAGCTGGACGGCGCCAACAGCTTCCAGGCGTTCCGCAACGTCACCCTGCCGGTCATCCGGCCGTTCCTGATGATCTCCACCGCGCTGAGCTTCATCTGGGACTTCCAGGTCTTCGCGCAGATCTTCGCGCTGCGCAACACCTCGCCCGAACCCGGCTACCGGACCATCGGCACCTACCTGTACATGCAGGGCATCGTCGCCTCCCGGTACAGCGAAGCCTCGGTGATCTCGATCGCCATGATCGTCATGATGCTGGCGGTTCTCGTGTACTACATCCGCCAGATGCTCAAGATCGGAGCCAACGAGCGATGA